The following are from one region of the Sphingomonas sp. J315 genome:
- a CDS encoding heavy-metal-associated domain-containing protein → MSLRPSPAIAAIGIAALLASAGFAVAQSGKGAAKADAGQEAGSSSGSFEVSGVDVDVRGKSAEAARLGGWRLAQRRGWSMLAKQLTGSPSTLSDSALDGLVTGIVVENEQIGPNRYVARLGVLFDRNRAASILGVGGTLMRSPPMLLVPVQVSGGAHRVFEGTSAFAEGWARFRTGNSSIDYVRPNGTGPDRLLMNAGQVARRGRGWWRAILDQYGATDILVPTVELRRSYPGGPVTGIFTAGHGPDNVQLAQFVLRVNDGNAIPALIDAGIARIDKAYQDALRAGILKPDRLLVTEPPRPEVPVEETGEEELIDTGESPAVATGASFTIQFDTPTVGALTGGEAALRGVPGVSSAITTSTALGGVSLMRVTYDGSQASLRAALEARGWQVQEGAGVLRIRRGGGSPTPAQPSVPIAEAGNSISE, encoded by the coding sequence ATGTCACTTCGTCCTTCCCCCGCCATCGCCGCGATCGGCATCGCAGCCCTGCTCGCATCGGCCGGATTCGCCGTGGCACAGTCCGGAAAGGGAGCGGCCAAGGCCGATGCGGGGCAGGAGGCTGGTAGCAGTTCGGGCAGTTTCGAGGTCAGCGGCGTCGACGTCGATGTGCGGGGCAAGAGCGCGGAGGCGGCGCGGCTCGGCGGGTGGCGACTGGCACAGCGGCGCGGCTGGTCGATGCTGGCGAAGCAACTGACTGGTTCGCCTTCGACCCTGTCCGATTCGGCGCTCGACGGACTGGTGACGGGTATCGTCGTCGAAAATGAGCAGATCGGTCCGAACCGCTATGTCGCGCGGTTGGGCGTGCTGTTCGACCGCAATCGCGCCGCGTCGATCCTGGGCGTCGGCGGCACGTTGATGCGCTCGCCCCCGATGCTGCTGGTGCCAGTGCAGGTGTCGGGCGGCGCGCATCGCGTGTTCGAGGGGACCAGCGCCTTTGCCGAGGGCTGGGCGCGGTTTCGCACGGGGAACAGCTCGATCGACTATGTTCGTCCCAATGGGACCGGCCCCGACCGGCTGCTGATGAATGCGGGACAGGTGGCGCGGCGAGGGCGTGGCTGGTGGCGCGCGATCCTGGACCAATATGGCGCGACGGATATCCTTGTACCGACGGTCGAGCTGCGGCGGAGCTATCCTGGAGGACCGGTCACCGGTATCTTCACCGCCGGGCATGGGCCGGACAATGTCCAGCTGGCGCAATTCGTGCTGCGGGTGAATGACGGCAACGCGATCCCTGCACTGATCGACGCGGGCATCGCGCGGATCGACAAGGCGTATCAGGACGCGCTGCGCGCCGGGATACTGAAGCCCGATCGACTGCTCGTCACCGAACCGCCGCGCCCCGAGGTACCGGTCGAGGAGACCGGCGAGGAAGAGCTGATCGACACCGGCGAGAGCCCTGCGGTCGCGACCGGGGCGAGCTTTACCATCCAGTTCGACACGCCGACGGTCGGCGCGCTGACCGGGGGCGAGGCCGCGTTGCGCGGCGTGCCCGGGGTCAGTTCCGCGATCACCACCAGCACCGCGCTGGGCGGAGTGTCGCTGATGCGTGTGACCTATGACGGCAGCCAGGCATCGCTGCGCGCGGCGCTGGAGGCGCGCGGGTGGCAGGTTCAGGAGGGGGCAGGGGTGCTGCGCATCCGTCGCGGCGGCGGATCGCCCACGCCCGCTCAACCTTCGGTGCCGATTGCCGAAGCGGGGAACAGTATCAGCGAATGA
- a CDS encoding DnaA ATPase domain-containing protein, whose product MSQLSLPLARPAGAREDRFLIGESNARAVQMLERWATWPVMTGIITGPRKSGRSLLARTMVKRSGGMMIDDADRADEVALFHAWNTAQAEHKPLFLVAERAPPGWTVRLPDLRSRLGASVIAQIGPPDDALGHDLLAQLIDRHELVAPPDVVAWILRRIERTHLAILRTAEALEEDASRRSNRRLSIPTARATLTAAGLLREPDAQP is encoded by the coding sequence ATGAGTCAGCTCTCCCTGCCGCTCGCCCGGCCGGCCGGCGCACGCGAAGACAGGTTCCTGATCGGCGAATCGAACGCCCGGGCGGTGCAGATGCTGGAGCGCTGGGCAACTTGGCCGGTCATGACCGGAATTATCACCGGTCCGCGCAAATCGGGACGCAGCCTGCTGGCGCGCACGATGGTGAAGCGCAGCGGCGGGATGATGATCGACGACGCCGATCGCGCGGACGAAGTGGCGCTGTTCCATGCCTGGAACACGGCGCAGGCCGAACACAAGCCGCTGTTCCTGGTCGCCGAGCGCGCGCCGCCGGGCTGGACGGTGCGGCTCCCGGATCTACGGTCGCGATTGGGAGCGAGCGTGATCGCGCAGATCGGCCCGCCCGACGATGCGCTTGGGCATGACCTGTTGGCGCAATTGATCGACCGTCACGAACTTGTCGCGCCGCCTGATGTAGTGGCGTGGATCCTGCGGCGGATCGAGCGGACGCACCTTGCGATTCTGCGCACCGCCGAAGCGCTGGAGGAAGATGCGAGTCGCCGCAGCAACCGGCGCTTGTCGATTCCGACGGCGCGCGCCACATTGACCGCGGCGGGGCTGCTTCGCGAGCCTGACGCCCAACCCTGA